Part of the Nilaparvata lugens isolate BPH unplaced genomic scaffold, ASM1435652v1 scaffold7368, whole genome shotgun sequence genome is shown below.
gattttgatcaaattcatcccttaaatagtcattgttaagctcaatcaactgccacaagtcccatatctgtagaaattccaggagctccgccccatctaggtgaagtttgattttagatttccaattatcaggctccagatagaatttaaacaaattttgagtggaaaagattaagcatgaaaatctctacaattgatgtttagtaacattttcacctaaagtTAAAAAtaaagctcaaaattcgagaaaatgttattatttcaattgcaaactgttggcaactgttgattctattaaatcattcactatgaagagatagcagacttcgtgtatctccagcgttatagtcctgtcaccagctggcttagatctttgaatagtagacttgagatgcgcgggcacactagcgtcaggtgataaattttcataacggcaaggaaagttgtgtgagtgcgccacaacagatttttttgtttggaTGAAATGTTGGTAAATGGTAACAACAAGTCCATCTGGGCCTATATTAGGAATCATGTACggtatgatatttttcaatcaatcaagacCAGATGACTGGATGATATCTCATTGCATATGTTCTGCTacaaatcatattattcatCCCTTACTACATGTTTTGTTCGTAAACTGATCACAGTATTTTAAATGGCTACCTCTCCAAGCTCAGAATCACGCTCTCAAACTCAAGAGAATGGAAATCAATTAGAATATCTTTTCGGAAACATGTCAATCTCGAATAACGACACAGTCGGTTATGATCTAATCCACGAACTGGTCAAAGATGACATACACTGTAAACAGGATATTTTGATCATTCTCTTCCATACGTTGCTGATAAACAGAGGTTATAGAGTTATCCATTCCCAAGAAGATGTAGCAGGAGTTCAAGAAACAAGCGAAACATTGCCTGGAGGATGGAATAGGAATTCCTCGTTTTACACGCTTAGATACCTCAACATGAGAAATAAGCGAGTCTACGAGTTACAAGTGGTTTTATCGTGCAATGACAACATTGTTGTCAATTTTCTGGATACTGACAATATTACTGTGAGAACAGCTTCGATGAATGTGTCAAGGTACGTTAAGAAAATGGATGGTTCCTTGATGGCAATGGTGCCTAAATATGCTGATATTATTGCTATACTGAGTGGTAATCTGTTGAGGAAAGAGAGAAGTGTGGATTCTCATTCACAGGTTTGTCATTAATGAAATTAGTGAACATTATTAATGACGATAATTTAAACAATGAGAGACTTATATCATAAACTCACTAAACAAGAGTTTTCATGACATCATTTTGGGAGATTTTGTTGGGAAATAGAAATGACGTGAAATGTGACTGAAGATTTGAAGATGAAAAATTTCTGGAACATAGTTCAAGCACTTGTgtattgaaaaaacaaaatttgattgtGATTCCAAAACAAATTCTATCATGACATCATCCTAAAAGATTTTGTTGgtaaaaatgtattgaaataacGTTAAATGTGCCTGAACATTTGAATAAGTAAAATTTCTGAAACATAGTTTGAGCTCTTGTGTattaaaacaacaaaacttgATTGTGACTCCAACAACAATTTTATCATGACATCATCCTGAGAGATTTTATTGGGGAAAATGTACAGAAATGACGTTAAATGTGCCTGAGGATTTGAAGATAAAAAATTTCTGCAACATAATTTAAAGCCTTTGTGTATTGAAACAACAAAATTCAATTGTGATTCCaacaaaaatttcatcattacaTCATCCTGAgagattttattggaaaatgtt
Proteins encoded:
- the LOC111057919 gene encoding proteasome inhibitor PI31 subunit-like; translated protein: MATSPSSESRSQTQENGNQLEYLFGNMSISNNDTVGYDLIHELVKDDIHCKQDILIILFHTLLINRGYRVIHSQEDVAGVQETSETLPGGWNRNSSFYTLRYLNMRNKRVYELQVVLSCNDNIVVNFLDTDNITVRTASMNVSRYVKKMDGSLMAMVPKYADIIAILSGNLLRKERSVDSHSQVCH